From one Bordetella genomosp. 9 genomic stretch:
- a CDS encoding Bug family tripartite tricarboxylate transporter substrate binding protein has protein sequence MTTPMRALAATAALALAAAFPAAAKYPDKPVTVIVPFVPGGSSDITARAVLPGMNKLFGQTFLVENKPGANGSIGAQALARATPDGYTMMVGSIGTFAINQALYKDLSYNPSKDFKFLTMAVRNPNVLVASPNFPAASVADLIAYARKNPGAVSYASSGTGSSDHLSAVLFRQKTDTSGVDVPYRGGGAAISDLMGNQVNVSFQNLGAVLNHIKAGKLKALATTGDQRIPELPDVPTMAQAGVKDMIVYSWQGFAVPAATPAAIVTQLSDGLRKTLRDPAVEKTLHGLGFEVVADSPEAFTKFQQAEVKRWQDVIAKSNIKLE, from the coding sequence ATGACCACGCCTATGCGCGCCCTCGCGGCGACCGCCGCCCTTGCGCTCGCCGCCGCCTTCCCCGCCGCCGCCAAGTATCCCGACAAGCCGGTCACCGTCATCGTTCCCTTCGTCCCTGGAGGATCCTCGGACATCACGGCGCGCGCCGTCCTGCCGGGCATGAACAAGCTGTTCGGCCAGACTTTCCTGGTCGAAAACAAGCCGGGCGCCAATGGCTCGATCGGCGCCCAGGCGCTGGCGCGCGCGACGCCGGACGGCTACACGATGATGGTGGGTTCCATCGGCACCTTCGCCATCAACCAGGCGCTGTACAAGGACTTGTCGTACAACCCGAGCAAGGACTTCAAATTCCTGACGATGGCGGTGCGCAATCCCAACGTGCTGGTGGCGTCGCCCAATTTTCCGGCCGCGAGTGTCGCCGACCTGATCGCCTATGCCAGGAAAAATCCGGGCGCGGTGTCCTACGCCTCGTCCGGCACCGGCTCGTCGGACCACCTGTCGGCGGTGCTGTTCCGCCAGAAAACCGATACGTCGGGCGTCGATGTCCCTTACCGCGGCGGCGGCGCGGCCATCAGCGACCTGATGGGCAATCAGGTGAATGTCTCGTTCCAGAACCTGGGCGCCGTGCTCAATCACATCAAGGCCGGCAAGCTCAAGGCCCTGGCCACGACAGGCGACCAGCGCATCCCGGAGCTGCCCGACGTGCCGACCATGGCGCAGGCAGGCGTGAAGGACATGATCGTCTATTCCTGGCAGGGCTTCGCCGTGCCCGCCGCGACGCCGGCCGCCATCGTGACCCAGTTGTCGGACGGCCTGCGCAAAACGCTGCGGGATCCCGCGGTGGAAAAGACGCTGCATGGCCTAGGCTTCGAAGTCGTCGCCGACAGCCCCGAAGCCTTCACGAAATTCCAGCAGGCCGAGGTCAAGCGCTGGCAGGACGTGATCGCCAAGAGCAATATCAAGTTGGAGTAA
- a CDS encoding DUF3579 domain-containing protein, giving the protein MAEPTVFRVRQIVILGVTEEGQRFRPSDWAERLAGVMAQFRPPGSAPASPLYYSPYVLPVIIDGHSSVVVDERLRDLEPLAWKFVMDFAKDNRLKTEEREIGHPS; this is encoded by the coding sequence ATAGCAGAACCAACGGTATTCCGCGTGCGACAAATCGTTATCCTCGGTGTTACGGAAGAAGGCCAGCGTTTTCGCCCCAGTGATTGGGCCGAGCGGCTGGCCGGCGTCATGGCGCAATTCCGGCCTCCGGGCAGTGCGCCCGCCAGCCCGCTCTATTATTCGCCCTACGTGTTGCCCGTCATCATCGATGGCCACAGCAGTGTCGTCGTGGACGAACGCCTGCGCGATCTCGAACCCCTGGCCTGGAAGTTCGTCATGGACTTCGCCAAGGACAACCGGCTGAAAACCGAGGAACGCGAAATCGGCCATCCGTCGTGA
- a CDS encoding Ldh family oxidoreductase has translation MVSEQTAGFRASARSVREQIVLVLTAWGMQRDLADTAAALMAETDLLGIDSHGISMLPSYEDKVRAGTLAIDARPRVVRDGVASALLDGMGGLGYPVAAQAMHLAVDKALSHGVGAVAVRNSHHFGAAGVYARIAVRRGVVGLVTSSANGIIMVPTGGAMPMLGTNPIAFAAPAAQNEPFVLDMATTTVAANKVKVYDFHGKALPPGWAIDGRGEPVTDAAQAMAYIFTHPDGGLTPLGGTPAMSSHKGYGLAMMAQILGSTLSGSGFAALHARRRGPRDPDNIGHFFLALNPDAFRDAGSFEADLDDMIDAMHDTPPARPDVPVLVAGEPEAQARIHREAHGIPIPAALDTRLRDICQRCNARYVLEPLAQG, from the coding sequence GTGGTAAGCGAACAAACAGCGGGCTTTCGCGCATCGGCGCGATCGGTGCGCGAGCAGATCGTGCTGGTGCTGACGGCCTGGGGCATGCAGCGGGACCTGGCGGATACCGCCGCGGCGCTGATGGCCGAAACCGATCTTCTGGGGATCGATTCGCACGGCATTTCCATGCTGCCCAGTTATGAGGACAAAGTCCGAGCGGGCACGCTGGCGATCGACGCGCGGCCGCGCGTCGTGCGCGACGGCGTGGCGTCCGCCTTGCTGGACGGCATGGGCGGACTGGGCTATCCGGTGGCCGCGCAGGCCATGCATCTGGCGGTGGACAAGGCGCTGAGTCATGGCGTGGGCGCGGTGGCCGTGCGCAACTCCCATCACTTCGGCGCGGCCGGCGTCTACGCACGCATTGCCGTGCGGCGTGGTGTCGTGGGGCTGGTGACGAGCAGCGCCAACGGCATCATCATGGTGCCGACCGGCGGCGCCATGCCCATGCTGGGCACCAATCCCATCGCCTTCGCCGCGCCGGCGGCGCAGAACGAGCCCTTCGTGCTCGATATGGCGACGACCACGGTGGCCGCCAACAAGGTCAAGGTGTACGACTTCCATGGCAAGGCGCTGCCGCCAGGCTGGGCGATCGACGGGCGCGGCGAACCGGTCACGGATGCGGCGCAGGCCATGGCTTACATCTTTACGCACCCGGACGGCGGGCTCACCCCGCTGGGCGGCACGCCGGCCATGAGCAGCCACAAAGGATACGGCCTGGCGATGATGGCGCAGATCCTGGGTTCGACACTGAGCGGCAGCGGCTTCGCCGCGCTGCATGCCAGGCGCCGCGGCCCGCGCGATCCGGACAACATCGGGCATTTTTTCCTGGCCTTGAATCCCGATGCGTTCCGCGACGCGGGATCCTTCGAGGCGGACCTGGATGACATGATCGACGCCATGCACGACACGCCGCCGGCACGGCCCGACGTCCCGGTGCTGGTGGCCGGCGAACCGGAAGCGCAGGCACGTATCCATCGCGAAGCCCACGGCATACCGATCCCGGCGGCCCTGGATACGCGGTTGCGTGACATCTGCCAGCGTTGCAACGCCCGCTACGTGCTGGAGCCTTTGGCACAAGGGTGA
- a CDS encoding FecR family protein, giving the protein MDQDATPDKSTPVADQVVNWLLLLRSGRASQSDYADFLAWRAQNPMHESAWQQLTSALGSSFGRLSDFYPIGFSTSNSRPPLTPAMAAYRSTPRTPLPPAPVINPARRRFVASGAAAVTAVLVGTAVLNEIYPLHNLTADAATATGERRLYMLSDGSQMLLDARSRVQLDFAGAQRNVRLLEGAITVSVAHDPNRPFVVTTDQGTVRALGTRFMVRQQARRSLVVVHEHEVEIQTLEKARGVIGAGMGARFDDARVDSPRAELLADAAWETGWIAVRNRPLADVIAALRPYRGGILRVSMAAGGLPVTGQFPLDDTDATLDTLEQNVPINVRRYTPWLVTIDVVQA; this is encoded by the coding sequence TTGGATCAGGACGCCACCCCGGACAAATCGACGCCCGTCGCAGACCAGGTCGTAAACTGGCTGCTGCTGCTGCGTTCGGGCCGCGCGTCGCAGTCCGACTACGCGGATTTCCTGGCATGGCGCGCGCAGAATCCCATGCATGAAAGCGCGTGGCAGCAACTGACGTCCGCGCTGGGCTCTTCCTTCGGGCGCCTCAGCGACTTCTATCCCATCGGGTTTTCCACCTCGAACAGCCGGCCGCCCCTGACGCCCGCGATGGCGGCGTATCGTTCGACGCCACGCACCCCGCTGCCTCCGGCGCCCGTCATCAACCCGGCGCGCCGGCGTTTCGTCGCAAGCGGCGCCGCCGCGGTGACCGCCGTGCTGGTGGGCACCGCGGTACTGAACGAAATTTATCCGCTGCACAACCTGACCGCCGACGCCGCCACGGCCACGGGCGAACGACGGCTCTATATGCTTTCCGACGGCAGCCAGATGCTGCTGGACGCGCGGTCCCGCGTGCAACTGGATTTCGCGGGCGCCCAACGCAATGTGCGCCTGCTCGAAGGTGCGATCACCGTATCGGTCGCCCATGATCCCAACCGGCCCTTCGTCGTCACCACGGACCAGGGCACGGTGCGGGCGCTGGGCACGCGGTTCATGGTGCGCCAGCAGGCCAGGCGTTCACTGGTGGTCGTGCATGAACACGAAGTCGAAATCCAGACGCTGGAAAAAGCGCGCGGCGTCATCGGCGCCGGCATGGGCGCGCGCTTCGACGACGCGCGCGTCGACTCGCCCCGGGCCGAACTGCTGGCGGACGCGGCCTGGGAAACAGGCTGGATCGCCGTCCGCAATCGCCCGCTGGCGGACGTCATCGCCGCGCTGCGCCCCTACCGCGGGGGCATCCTGCGGGTCTCGATGGCGGCCGGCGGCCTGCCCGTCACAGGCCAGTTCCCGCTGGATGACACGGACGCCACCCTGGACACCCTGGAACAGAACGTGCCGATCAATGTCCGGCGCTACACGCCCTGGCTAGTCACCATAGACGTCGTGCAGGCGTGA
- the rpsT gene encoding 30S ribosomal protein S20, which yields MANTAQARKRARQSVERNKHNSSLRSMLRTAIKRVRQAVEAGDKTAAAAVLQKATSVIDRVADKNIIHKNKAARHKSRLAAAVKALA from the coding sequence ATGGCCAATACTGCCCAAGCCCGCAAGCGCGCCCGCCAATCGGTGGAGCGCAACAAGCACAATTCCAGCCTGCGTTCCATGCTGCGCACCGCGATCAAGCGCGTTCGCCAGGCCGTGGAAGCCGGCGACAAGACGGCTGCTGCCGCTGTGCTGCAAAAGGCGACCAGCGTGATTGACCGCGTCGCCGACAAGAACATCATCCACAAGAACAAGGCTGCTCGCCACAAGAGCCGTCTGGCTGCCGCCGTCAAGGCGCTGGCCTGA
- a CDS encoding dihydrodipicolinate synthase family protein has translation MKTTPVTVDDLRRSVIAVPPLARNADLSLNAHANTALLRHLEDGGVRSIMYGGNANFYNVAVSEYARILDFLAEQAGPDTWILPSAGPDYGKLMDQAAILKTRSFPTAMLLPMSFPYTDAGLADGVRRFSDTISRPVVVYIKASDYIAPSTLGRLVEEGRIVAVKYAVVRQDPLQDPYLSALLKAVDPRLVVSGIGERPAIVHCRDFGLQSFTSGSVCIAPRGSMQLLHLLRQGRLPEAERVRAAYMPLEDCRDAISPIRVLHDAVTLAGIADMGPMLPLLTGLTPAERERVAPVARALLARDRDALAA, from the coding sequence ATGAAGACCACGCCAGTGACGGTGGACGACCTGCGTCGTTCGGTGATCGCGGTTCCACCCCTTGCCCGCAATGCCGATCTCAGCCTGAATGCGCATGCGAACACGGCCCTGCTGCGGCATCTGGAAGACGGCGGCGTACGCAGCATCATGTACGGCGGGAATGCGAACTTCTACAACGTCGCGGTCAGCGAGTACGCGCGCATCCTGGATTTCCTGGCGGAACAGGCCGGTCCCGACACCTGGATCCTGCCTTCGGCGGGCCCCGATTACGGCAAGTTGATGGACCAGGCCGCCATTCTGAAGACGCGGAGCTTTCCGACGGCCATGCTGCTGCCCATGTCCTTTCCCTACACGGACGCGGGCCTGGCCGATGGGGTGCGCCGCTTCAGCGACACCATTTCCCGTCCGGTCGTGGTGTATATCAAGGCGTCCGACTACATCGCGCCGTCGACGCTGGGACGCCTGGTCGAAGAAGGCCGCATCGTCGCCGTCAAGTACGCGGTGGTGCGGCAGGACCCGCTGCAGGATCCCTACCTGTCCGCCCTGTTGAAAGCGGTGGATCCACGCCTCGTGGTCAGCGGTATCGGCGAGCGGCCTGCCATCGTTCACTGCCGCGACTTCGGACTGCAAAGCTTCACGTCGGGTTCGGTGTGCATCGCCCCGCGCGGCTCCATGCAATTGCTGCACCTGCTGCGGCAGGGCCGCTTGCCGGAAGCCGAACGCGTGCGGGCCGCTTATATGCCGCTGGAGGATTGCCGCGATGCCATCAGCCCCATCCGCGTCCTGCACGATGCGGTCACGCTCGCGGGCATCGCCGATATGGGCCCCATGCTGCCCTTGTTGACCGGCTTGACTCCGGCTGAGCGCGAGCGTGTGGCGCCTGTCGCGCGCGCCTTGCTGGCGCGCGATCGCGATGCGCTCGCGGCCTGA
- the garL gene encoding 2-dehydro-3-deoxyglucarate aldolase — MTSPIPNRFRQRILARETVIGFWMSMASHITAELAGLAGYDWLLLDGEHSPNDVPMFLQQLQALQGSESAAVGRPTINDPVEIKRLLDIGFYNLLIPFIESADEARRAVAATRYPPAGMRGVAGLQRSNRFGTVPDYLQSINENICVLLQIESRPGIDAVDDIAAVEGVDGIFIGPSDLAAALGHIGNPSHPEVQAAIRHLYERASAHGKAVGILAPVPADARRYLDMGMHFVAVGTDLGVFKQATFALRDAFR, encoded by the coding sequence ATGACTTCACCCATACCCAATCGTTTTCGCCAACGCATACTTGCCCGCGAGACCGTCATCGGTTTCTGGATGAGCATGGCCAGCCACATCACCGCCGAATTGGCGGGGCTGGCCGGCTACGATTGGCTGCTGCTGGACGGCGAGCATTCGCCCAATGACGTGCCGATGTTCCTGCAGCAGCTGCAGGCCCTGCAGGGCAGCGAATCGGCGGCGGTAGGGCGGCCGACGATCAACGATCCCGTGGAAATCAAGCGGCTGCTGGACATCGGCTTCTACAACCTGCTGATTCCCTTCATCGAATCCGCGGACGAGGCGCGCCGGGCGGTGGCCGCCACGCGCTACCCGCCCGCCGGCATGCGCGGCGTGGCCGGCCTGCAACGCAGCAACCGCTTCGGCACGGTGCCGGACTACCTGCAGTCGATCAACGAGAATATCTGCGTGCTGCTGCAGATAGAAAGCCGCCCGGGCATCGATGCGGTCGACGACATCGCCGCCGTCGAAGGCGTGGACGGCATCTTCATCGGCCCGTCGGATCTGGCGGCGGCGTTGGGGCATATCGGCAATCCATCGCACCCCGAGGTCCAGGCCGCCATTCGCCATCTGTATGAACGCGCCAGCGCGCACGGCAAGGCCGTCGGCATACTCGCCCCCGTTCCCGCGGATGCGAGACGGTACCTGGACATGGGCATGCACTTCGTGGCCGTCGGTACCGACCTGGGCGTGTTCAAGCAGGCGACCTTCGCCCTGCGGGACGCGTTTCGATAG
- a CDS encoding FadR/GntR family transcriptional regulator has product MLDRGQRVRLGDQLYGQIFDRIASGDLNVGDKLPSEHEICEQFGVSRPVVREALLRLRADGLVSAYQGLGTFVIHQPAPRLKTFGDVQNVGAYLRAQEVRVALEGDAARLAALRRTDEQLNKIVEAHKAFAEGLAQGQVSAQLDLAFHASIAEASGNDFFPGVLETIHESIQGFMRLSLNLTRTGSRQRAERVMDEHASILAAIREQDGERARTAMQFHLGQARHRLVDRERD; this is encoded by the coding sequence ATGCTGGATCGCGGCCAACGCGTCCGACTGGGCGACCAGTTGTACGGGCAGATATTCGATCGCATCGCTTCGGGCGATCTCAACGTAGGCGACAAGCTGCCGTCCGAGCACGAAATCTGCGAACAATTCGGCGTGTCGCGCCCGGTCGTGCGCGAAGCCTTGCTCAGGCTGCGGGCCGACGGGCTGGTCAGCGCGTACCAAGGCCTGGGCACCTTCGTCATCCATCAGCCGGCGCCGCGCCTGAAGACCTTTGGCGACGTACAGAACGTCGGTGCCTACCTGCGCGCGCAGGAAGTACGGGTCGCGCTGGAAGGCGACGCCGCGCGCCTGGCGGCGCTGCGCCGCACCGACGAACAGTTGAACAAGATCGTCGAGGCGCACAAGGCGTTCGCCGAAGGCCTGGCGCAAGGCCAGGTGTCCGCGCAGCTGGACCTGGCTTTCCACGCCAGCATCGCCGAAGCCAGCGGCAACGATTTCTTCCCTGGCGTGCTGGAAACGATCCACGAATCCATACAGGGCTTCATGCGCCTGTCGCTGAACCTGACGCGCACCGGTTCACGGCAGCGCGCGGAGCGCGTGATGGACGAACACGCGAGCATTCTCGCGGCCATACGCGAGCAGGACGGCGAGCGCGCGCGCACCGCCATGCAGTTCCACCTGGGACAGGCGCGCCACCGCCTGGTGGATCGCGAACGCGACTGA
- a CDS encoding 2-hydroxyacid dehydrogenase: MTTKHRIIQVGSYAGSPTANARLAQDYDVVELWKYPDRKAALAEHGKGVDVLVTSANFGCTAEMIDALPDLKAICSWGVGYETIDVQAAQRRGVQVSNTPDVLTDCVADLAWGLMIASARRIAYGDRFVRTGRWGQVHGSIPLGSRVSGKKLGIVGLGRIGQAIARRGAGFDMDVRYHSRNKRDDVSYAYEASLVDLARWADFLVVATVGGPGTRHLISREVLEALGPQGTVINIARGPVIDETALVEALQSGKLGSAALDVFEHEPKVPDALKANDNVVLLPHIGSATYETRREMENLMIENLQAFLQTGKVITPVTE; this comes from the coding sequence ATGACCACCAAGCATCGCATCATCCAGGTCGGCTCCTATGCCGGCTCTCCCACCGCGAACGCACGGCTCGCGCAGGATTACGACGTCGTCGAGCTGTGGAAGTATCCGGACCGGAAAGCCGCCCTGGCCGAACACGGCAAGGGTGTGGATGTGCTGGTCACCTCCGCCAATTTCGGCTGCACGGCGGAGATGATCGACGCCCTGCCCGACCTGAAGGCGATATGCAGCTGGGGCGTGGGCTACGAAACGATAGACGTCCAGGCCGCGCAGCGGCGCGGCGTGCAGGTCAGCAACACGCCTGACGTATTGACCGACTGCGTCGCCGATCTGGCCTGGGGCCTGATGATCGCCTCGGCCCGCCGCATCGCCTACGGCGATCGCTTCGTGCGCACCGGGCGATGGGGCCAGGTACATGGCAGCATTCCGCTGGGCAGCCGCGTCAGCGGCAAAAAATTGGGCATCGTCGGCCTGGGCCGCATCGGCCAGGCGATCGCCAGGCGCGGCGCCGGCTTCGACATGGACGTGCGCTATCACAGCCGCAACAAGCGCGACGACGTTTCCTACGCATACGAAGCGTCGCTGGTGGACCTGGCGCGCTGGGCCGATTTCCTGGTCGTGGCCACGGTGGGCGGCCCCGGCACGCGCCACCTGATTTCGCGGGAAGTCCTGGAAGCGCTGGGTCCGCAAGGCACCGTCATCAATATCGCGCGGGGCCCGGTCATCGATGAAACGGCGCTGGTCGAAGCGCTGCAATCCGGCAAGCTCGGCAGCGCGGCGCTCGACGTGTTCGAGCATGAGCCCAAGGTGCCGGATGCGCTGAAGGCGAACGACAACGTGGTGCTGCTACCCCACATCGGCAGCGCGACCTACGAAACGCGTCGGGAGATGGAAAACCTGATGATCGAAAATCTGCAGGCCTTTCTTCAGACCGGCAAGGTGATCACGCCCGTCACGGAATAA
- a CDS encoding DUF4286 family protein produces MSETPQGITGQRADVLLLKIPGEPLSAARLAALAEKLRAGLAHVVIQGYAAVEAAETYVYCRLPRDGAEAALSAMRERVAGLYPDARTQWLRRLADLPGASRERPAPWHYVVETDVLPQAEQDLNDWYDQEHLPGLAGVPGTVRAERYACAESSPRYHACYDLESVETFGSPPWLAVRASAWSDRVRPSFRNTKRTMFKAIG; encoded by the coding sequence ATGAGCGAGACACCGCAAGGCATCACCGGACAACGGGCCGATGTCCTTCTATTGAAGATCCCCGGCGAACCCCTGTCGGCCGCGCGGTTGGCGGCGCTTGCCGAAAAATTGCGCGCGGGCTTGGCGCACGTGGTCATCCAGGGGTATGCGGCGGTCGAGGCCGCGGAAACCTATGTCTATTGCCGGTTGCCCCGGGATGGCGCCGAGGCAGCGCTTTCTGCCATGCGGGAGCGGGTGGCGGGCCTGTATCCGGATGCCAGAACGCAGTGGCTGCGGCGCCTGGCGGACCTGCCGGGGGCTTCCCGCGAACGTCCCGCACCGTGGCATTACGTCGTGGAGACGGATGTGTTGCCCCAGGCGGAGCAGGATCTGAACGACTGGTACGACCAGGAACACTTGCCCGGCCTGGCTGGCGTGCCAGGTACGGTACGGGCGGAACGCTACGCTTGCGCGGAGTCGTCGCCACGCTATCACGCGTGTTATGACCTGGAGAGTGTCGAGACCTTCGGCAGTCCACCTTGGCTGGCCGTGCGCGCCAGCGCCTGGAGCGATCGGGTGCGTCCGTCGTTTCGCAATACGAAGCGCACCATGTTCAAGGCCATCGGCTGA
- the murJ gene encoding murein biosynthesis integral membrane protein MurJ: MSLLRSAATVSSFTLLSRIAGLIRDMLIARAFGAGPLTDAFWVAFRIPNLLRRLFAEGAFAQAFVPILGTVRTQHGDAHVRTLLDRVALLLTCALMVLTLVGIALAPWVVTAMASGLRGEAGTQAFDAAVWMTRMMFPYILCMSLVAFASGVLNTWRRFAVPAFTPVLLNLSMIAACLWLAPRYHPPVYALAIGVMAGGVLQLAIQWVALARLGLVPRYSPHVREAWSDPTVRRILKQMLPAIVGVSVAQISLLINTNIATWLPPGSVTWLSYADRLMEFPTALLGVALGTVLLPSLSAANARNDAAAYSALLDWGLRLTLLLGLPGALGLALLSDGVVATLFHYGAFGAHDVLQTRMAVMAYSVGLIGLLAVKILAPGFYARQDIRTPVKIAIVALIATQALNLVLVPRLAHAGLALAIGLGACLNALLLLTVLHRRAVYRPSPGWLPFLLRLLPALAALGAVLLYADARLDWIALQARSWTRVGLLATVLAASGAAYFGVLFLCGFRPRDFSRRSAAASAEAA; the protein is encoded by the coding sequence ATGAGCCTGTTGCGATCGGCCGCCACGGTCAGCAGCTTCACCTTGCTGTCCCGTATCGCCGGCCTGATTCGCGACATGCTCATCGCCCGCGCCTTTGGCGCCGGGCCGCTGACCGACGCATTCTGGGTCGCCTTTCGCATTCCCAATCTGCTGCGGCGGCTGTTCGCCGAAGGCGCGTTCGCGCAGGCGTTCGTGCCCATCCTGGGAACGGTCCGTACCCAGCATGGCGACGCGCACGTGCGTACCTTGCTGGACCGGGTCGCCCTGCTGCTGACCTGCGCGCTGATGGTGCTGACGCTGGTCGGCATCGCGCTGGCGCCGTGGGTGGTCACGGCGATGGCCAGCGGCCTGCGCGGCGAAGCGGGCACGCAGGCCTTCGACGCGGCGGTCTGGATGACGCGGATGATGTTCCCGTACATTCTTTGCATGTCCCTGGTGGCGTTCGCGTCCGGGGTATTGAACACCTGGCGTCGCTTCGCGGTCCCGGCTTTCACGCCGGTGCTGCTGAACCTGTCCATGATCGCGGCCTGCCTGTGGCTGGCGCCGCGCTACCACCCGCCGGTCTATGCGCTGGCCATCGGCGTGATGGCGGGCGGCGTGCTGCAACTGGCCATCCAGTGGGTGGCGCTGGCGCGCCTGGGCCTGGTGCCGCGCTACAGCCCGCACGTGCGAGAAGCCTGGTCGGATCCCACCGTGCGGCGGATCCTGAAGCAGATGCTGCCGGCCATCGTCGGCGTGTCCGTGGCGCAGATTTCGCTTCTGATAAACACCAACATCGCCACCTGGCTGCCGCCGGGCAGCGTGACCTGGCTCTCCTACGCGGATCGGCTGATGGAGTTCCCCACCGCACTGCTGGGCGTTGCGCTGGGCACCGTGCTGCTGCCCAGCCTTTCCGCCGCCAATGCGCGCAACGACGCCGCCGCCTACAGCGCGCTGCTGGATTGGGGCCTGCGCTTGACGCTGCTCCTGGGCTTGCCTGGCGCGCTCGGCCTGGCGCTGCTTTCCGATGGCGTGGTGGCGACGCTGTTCCACTACGGCGCATTCGGCGCGCACGACGTCCTGCAAACGCGCATGGCGGTCATGGCCTACTCCGTCGGCTTGATCGGCCTGCTCGCGGTGAAAATCCTGGCGCCGGGTTTCTACGCCCGCCAGGACATCCGTACCCCGGTCAAGATTGCCATCGTCGCATTGATCGCCACGCAGGCGCTCAACCTGGTGCTGGTGCCTCGCCTGGCGCACGCGGGCCTGGCCCTGGCCATCGGCCTGGGCGCGTGCCTGAACGCCCTGCTGCTGCTGACCGTCCTGCACAGGCGCGCCGTCTACCGCCCCAGCCCCGGCTGGCTCCCGTTCCTGCTGCGCCTGCTGCCCGCGCTGGCCGCCCTGGGCGCCGTCCTGCTCTACGCGGACGCCCGCCTCGACTGGATTGCCCTGCAGGCGCGCAGCTGGACCCGCGTGGGCCTGCTCGCCACCGTACTGGCCGCCAGCGGTGCCGCCTACTTTGGCGTGCTGTTCCTGTGCGGTTTCCGCCCGCGCGACTTCAGCCGGCGCTCGGCCGCGGCCTCCGCCGAGGCGGCCTGA
- the argF gene encoding ornithine carbamoyltransferase, whose amino-acid sequence MTTASTQNGPLRHFLQFRDFSAAEIDYVLDRARLIKDRFKRYEPHMTLHDRTLAMVFEKASTRTRVSFEAGMYQLGGSVINLTSNDSQLGRAEPIEDTARVISRMVDIVMIRTFEQTRIERFASHSRVPVINGLTNEFHPCQILADIFTYVEHRGPIRGKIVAWVGDANNMSYTWLQAAEMLGFTLHVSTPSGYELDPVRIGTPSATVLRQFKDPMEACRGAHLVTTDVWTSMGYEAENEQRRAAFADWCVDADMMAVAAADAIFMHCLPAHRGEEVTGDVIDGPQSVVWDEAENRLHVQKALMEFLLLGRLS is encoded by the coding sequence ATGACAACAGCAAGCACCCAGAACGGCCCCCTGCGCCACTTCCTGCAGTTCCGTGATTTTTCCGCCGCTGAAATCGACTATGTGCTGGACCGCGCGCGCCTGATCAAGGACAGGTTCAAGCGCTACGAACCGCACATGACGCTGCACGATCGCACGCTCGCCATGGTGTTCGAAAAGGCCAGCACGCGCACGCGTGTGTCCTTCGAGGCCGGCATGTACCAACTGGGCGGATCCGTCATCAACCTGACGTCCAACGACTCCCAGCTCGGACGCGCGGAACCGATCGAGGACACCGCACGCGTCATTTCGCGCATGGTCGACATCGTCATGATCCGCACCTTCGAGCAGACCCGCATCGAGCGGTTCGCCTCGCATTCCCGCGTACCGGTCATCAACGGCCTGACCAACGAATTCCACCCCTGCCAGATCCTGGCCGACATCTTCACCTACGTCGAACACCGCGGCCCCATCCGCGGCAAAATCGTGGCCTGGGTGGGCGATGCCAACAACATGTCCTATACCTGGTTGCAGGCGGCCGAAATGCTGGGATTCACGCTGCACGTGTCGACCCCTTCGGGATACGAACTCGACCCCGTGCGCATCGGCACCCCGTCGGCGACGGTGCTGCGGCAGTTCAAGGATCCCATGGAAGCCTGCCGCGGCGCCCACCTGGTCACGACCGATGTCTGGACCAGCATGGGCTACGAAGCGGAAAACGAACAGCGCCGCGCGGCCTTCGCCGACTGGTGCGTGGATGCCGACATGATGGCCGTGGCCGCCGCCGATGCCATCTTCATGCACTGCCTGCCCGCGCACCGGGGCGAGGAAGTCACGGGCGACGTCATCGACGGCCCGCAAAGCGTGGTGTGGGACGAGGCGGAAAACCGCCTGCACGTGCAGAAGGCCCTGATGGAATTCCTGCTGCTGGGCCGCCTGTCGTAG